One Streptomyces sp. NBC_00102 DNA segment encodes these proteins:
- a CDS encoding IS110 family transposase — MFEIQDVGVFLGLDVGKSAHHGHGLTPAGKKVFDKPLPNSEPKLRAVFDKLSAKFTTVLVIVDQPASIGALPLAVARDAGCKVAYLPGLAMRRIADLYPGEAKTDAKDAAVIADAARTMPHTLRSLELTDEITAELTVLTGFDQDLAAEATRTSNRIRGLLTQFHPSLERVLGPRLDHRAVTWLLERYGSPAALRKAGRRRLVELIRPKAPRMAARLIDDVFDALDEQTVIVPGTGTLDIVVPSLARSLAAVHEQRRALEAQINTLLEAHPLSQVLTSMPGIGVRTAAVLLTTVGDGTNFPTAAHLASYAGLAPTTRQSGTSIHGEHAPRGGNRQLKRAMFLSAFACMNADPASRTYYDKQRARGKTHTQALLRLARQRISVLFAMLRDGTFYESRTPTDIELAA, encoded by the coding sequence ATGTTCGAGATTCAAGACGTGGGCGTGTTCCTCGGCCTGGACGTCGGCAAGTCCGCCCACCACGGGCACGGGCTCACCCCGGCCGGGAAGAAGGTCTTCGACAAGCCGCTGCCCAACAGCGAGCCGAAGCTGCGGGCCGTGTTCGACAAACTGTCCGCGAAGTTCACCACCGTGCTGGTCATCGTGGACCAGCCCGCCTCCATCGGCGCCCTGCCCCTGGCCGTCGCCCGCGACGCCGGCTGCAAGGTCGCCTACCTGCCCGGCCTGGCGATGCGACGGATCGCCGACCTCTACCCCGGCGAGGCCAAGACCGACGCCAAGGACGCCGCCGTCATCGCCGACGCCGCGCGAACCATGCCACACACCCTGCGCTCGCTGGAACTGACCGACGAGATCACCGCCGAGCTGACCGTCCTGACCGGCTTCGACCAGGACCTGGCTGCCGAGGCCACCCGCACCAGCAACCGGATACGCGGCCTGCTCACCCAGTTCCACCCGTCGCTGGAACGCGTCCTCGGCCCCCGCCTGGACCACCGGGCCGTCACCTGGCTCCTGGAGCGCTACGGCTCCCCGGCCGCCCTGCGCAAAGCCGGCCGACGCCGCCTCGTCGAGCTGATCCGGCCCAAGGCCCCCCGCATGGCCGCACGGCTGATCGACGACGTCTTCGACGCCCTGGACGAACAGACCGTGATCGTTCCCGGCACCGGCACCCTCGACATCGTGGTCCCGTCCCTGGCCCGCTCGCTCGCTGCTGTCCACGAACAGCGCCGGGCCCTGGAAGCCCAGATCAACACCCTGCTGGAAGCCCACCCTCTTTCCCAGGTCCTGACCTCGATGCCCGGCATCGGCGTCAGGACCGCCGCAGTCCTGCTGACCACCGTCGGCGACGGCACCAACTTCCCCACCGCCGCCCACCTCGCCTCCTACGCCGGCCTCGCCCCGACCACCCGACAGTCCGGAACCTCGATCCACGGCGAACACGCACCACGCGGCGGAAACCGGCAGCTCAAACGCGCAATGTTCCTCTCCGCCTTCGCCTGCATGAACGCCGACCCCGCATCCCGGACCTACTACGACAAACAGCGAGCCCGCGGCAAAACCCACACCCAAGCCCTCCTCCGCCTCGCCCGCCAACGCATCAGCGTCCTGTTCGCCATGCTCCGCGACGGCACCTTCTACGAATCCCGGACACCGACAGACATCGAACTCGCCGCATAA
- a CDS encoding triacylglycerol lipase codes for MSGQQAEQGVGEFAVGGAVHAEAPITGPASRPDEEWELPNGFARVFYGENNDGIRKPVLLADGFNLGPSDLEKLFHGLDGGEYALLTEIRRSGRDVVLIGYDERSASILDNAKTVTAAIQRTIAEREGNAPLTVGGFSMGGIITRYVLAKLEGQGIDHQTALYFSYDSPHRGAVIPIGLQAFSYFIPMANKFARQMDSPAAREMLWRHYDPETESVEVAPEREKFLAELRSVGFWPQIPRLIAVANGRGDGLGPAINPGQVALASVGPLIYPGTTFYTQAEGHEAVVAELKRLFLAAGKTITTSGFPELDGAPGGTLDSYGILGAMLEQFGAEIELNHPDICFVPTVSAVAIRDIDQPDDLYANVDGLPPEESDLDEFLCSSETTGHTRITEQLGGWLLERLPE; via the coding sequence TTGTCCGGTCAGCAGGCTGAGCAAGGTGTAGGGGAGTTCGCGGTCGGCGGGGCGGTCCACGCCGAGGCGCCGATCACGGGTCCGGCGTCCCGGCCCGACGAGGAGTGGGAACTCCCCAACGGCTTCGCCCGCGTCTTCTACGGCGAGAACAACGACGGCATCCGGAAGCCCGTCCTCCTGGCCGACGGCTTCAACCTCGGCCCCTCCGACCTTGAGAAGCTCTTCCACGGTCTGGACGGCGGCGAGTACGCCCTCCTCACCGAGATCCGCCGGTCCGGCCGGGACGTCGTCCTCATCGGCTACGACGAGCGCAGCGCCTCGATCCTCGACAACGCCAAGACCGTCACCGCCGCGATCCAGCGCACCATCGCGGAGCGGGAGGGGAACGCCCCGCTGACCGTGGGCGGCTTCAGCATGGGCGGGATCATCACCCGCTACGTCCTCGCCAAGCTGGAGGGCCAGGGCATCGACCACCAGACGGCGCTCTACTTCTCCTACGACAGCCCGCACCGGGGCGCCGTCATCCCCATCGGGCTCCAGGCCTTCTCCTACTTCATCCCCATGGCCAACAAGTTCGCCCGGCAGATGGACAGCCCGGCCGCACGCGAGATGCTCTGGCGCCACTACGACCCGGAGACCGAGAGCGTCGAAGTCGCCCCTGAGCGCGAGAAGTTCCTCGCGGAGCTGCGCTCGGTCGGATTCTGGCCGCAGATTCCCCGCCTTATCGCGGTGGCCAACGGCCGCGGCGACGGCCTGGGGCCGGCCATCAACCCGGGCCAGGTCGCGCTCGCCAGCGTCGGCCCGCTGATCTACCCCGGCACCACCTTCTACACCCAGGCCGAAGGCCACGAGGCCGTCGTCGCCGAACTGAAGCGGCTCTTCCTGGCGGCCGGGAAGACCATCACCACCAGCGGCTTCCCGGAGCTCGACGGTGCGCCCGGCGGCACGCTCGACTCGTACGGCATCCTCGGCGCGATGCTGGAACAGTTCGGCGCCGAGATCGAACTCAACCACCCCGACATCTGCTTCGTCCCGACCGTGAGCGCCGTCGCCATCCGCGACATCGACCAGCCGGACGACCTCTACGCGAACGTCGACGGACTGCCGCCGGAGGAGAGCGACCTCGACGAGTTCCTCTGCTCGTCCGAGACCACCGGGCACACCCGGATCACCGAGCAACTCGGCGGCTGGCTCCTGGAGCGGCTGCCGGAGTAG
- a CDS encoding alpha/beta fold hydrolase, with protein MSRIRPPHRPTRRALSAVALLAVTGGIVTACGEENSAAPKAIPKAAASESSGTGRADGSKLRMVDSDGHRVAFHITAGHGPAIVLDSGGGEDSSYWKDIAPRLHADTGATVITYDRAGLGQSEVVPGPWDVEGAVSDLKTGLTELGVTKDVILVSHSQAGEVATYFTKENPKMVSASVLVDANLPPFFTDEEITRLVAASRPEVDAAKKDPTAPANRQLIETAENFTPAHQAYNKMSWPDSVPADVIVSEKTPFDGSPEDAQRWRDAAATFVQQAPNRTLVTATGSSHDVPKDRPDFVVEQIEKMVSAQG; from the coding sequence ATGTCACGCATACGCCCGCCCCACCGACCTACCCGCCGCGCACTGTCCGCCGTAGCCCTGCTGGCGGTGACCGGCGGGATCGTCACGGCCTGCGGCGAGGAGAACTCCGCCGCTCCGAAGGCGATCCCGAAGGCGGCGGCGTCCGAATCCTCGGGGACGGGACGCGCGGACGGGTCGAAGCTGCGCATGGTCGACAGCGACGGCCACCGCGTCGCGTTCCACATCACCGCGGGGCACGGCCCCGCCATCGTCCTCGACTCGGGGGGCGGCGAGGACTCCTCGTACTGGAAGGACATCGCTCCCCGGCTCCACGCGGACACCGGTGCGACGGTCATCACGTACGACCGGGCCGGCCTCGGCCAGAGCGAGGTGGTGCCCGGTCCGTGGGACGTGGAGGGCGCCGTCAGCGACCTGAAGACGGGGCTCACCGAGCTGGGGGTCACCAAGGACGTGATCCTGGTGTCCCACTCGCAGGCCGGCGAGGTTGCGACGTACTTCACCAAGGAGAACCCGAAGATGGTCTCCGCCTCTGTACTCGTGGACGCCAACCTGCCCCCGTTCTTCACGGACGAGGAGATCACCCGGCTCGTCGCCGCGAGCCGGCCGGAGGTGGACGCCGCGAAGAAGGACCCCACCGCGCCCGCGAACCGTCAACTGATCGAGACCGCCGAGAACTTCACCCCGGCACACCAGGCATACAACAAGATGTCCTGGCCGGACAGTGTCCCCGCAGACGTCATCGTGTCGGAGAAGACCCCCTTCGACGGATCGCCCGAGGACGCCCAGCGCTGGCGCGACGCCGCCGCGACCTTCGTCCAGCAGGCGCCGAACCGGACGCTCGTCACCGCGACCGGCAGTTCGCACGACGTCCCGAAGGACCGGCCCGACTTCGTGGTGGAGCAGATCGAGAAGATGGTGTCGGCGCAGGGCTGA